The DNA segment TGGAGCTATGATGTTCACTTCGCCTCTGGATCAGCTGAGAGACCTGTGCAAGtaactcatcttcctccgctAGACATGGACCTGTCTCTGATCCAGTCGAGACGATCCGCATCAGATGATGACATAGTGTAATTGGGCGATACCATATAGCAAACTGGATTTAGTCCTGAGAGAGATGTACTTGACACTTGATGAAGAGCGAAGAACGCCATTCTCAATGAAAACGGAAGCTGATTAGATAAGCTTTCGATCTGACACGAGTCAAGAGGCGTTGGAACGATCGATGTATGGTACCTGAAGGAGTCTGAGCGAGGTTGCGTCAGTGTATTATTGTCTACAGATGATTGTGCTGAACTTACTTTGACTTAGTAGCGGCGGTATCGAGAGCTTGGATGAAGATCGCTTCATCAAGTAGGGGCATGACTATTCAGCGactcattcatctcaatTCAACCAGGATCCAACGACAGAACAGTGACACATCAACGGAGATCTGAGTGATCTGTTCCTGACCTGGGGTACCGCACCTGCAGTATCGTCAAATGACAACCCGGAAACCTTTACAAGGGTAACATGATCAATTCAATGGACATGTGTAGATACAGGTTCGATCGCTATGGATCGGTGCGTGATCCAGTTCTGCTTGACTTGTACACGCGTAAAAATCACCCGTCTTCCTTCGAATGTTCTGAGGTGCTCATTGATTGCGGATCCCAACTGGCGAAAAAGGGTCCTAAATGCGATTGGCATTGTCTTAAGCGAGGCAACAAATGGGCAGAGGCCTTAGAGATGGTTAGGATCGACTAATACGGCAGCGTGTTATCTCGTTCGGTATGCATCTCATACTTTACCTGTTATTATGTTGGCGTAGCACTAAGCCGCTTACCGAAATCTAGTACGTCCCCTAGGAAGGAAATGTTCCTGGACTTCCGACTCTGGGTTACCTGTTATAGCAGGTCCACCAAAGTGATTATTCATCTCGATAAATACGTTCGATCCTTCGGAGGAGACTCTTGTGTCGCTAGTAACTGAGTCATAGTGTCGATTCAAGCTCCTATGACAATTCCGATctgagatgatcagcacTGTTCACAGAAACAACCATGCGACTTACCCCATGATCGAGCTGGCTACTGTTTCGGATATCATTTCACCAAGTCTCGATGCAAACTCGCTCAATTCGCTTGCGCTGCTACCAGTTCCTGTACCGCTGTTCGCAAAGGCCACGGACCTGGGCAACCCTCCAGTGCTCTGAGTGCTGTTATTGCCCAGAATTCCTTTTGGCCTCAATAATTGATTGAAGGAGTTTGATCGATTATACCCCGAGGTAGGTCCAGTGTATGAAAAGCCTCGTGATCTCCATGGGAAGTTGTTGGCTTTGTGAATGGTATTTGAGGAATCGGAGTACCCGGACCTCGATACGATAGCAGACTGGGGCGTGTAAGACAGGCTTCTCTGCGTTGATTTCCAAGGTGGGTTGGCATTCCAGTAGGTGAGCTTGCGACCGAATCCTTGGCCCCAGGACCCAAGCCTGCGTCCAGGACCATCAAAGTTCGAGCGAGGCCGGGCTGCGGTGGAAGGAGGCGGCGGAGCGGACGCAGCCCTTAGCTTGGGTGGAAACCAGTTTGAGAAATAGTTGTTTCTGTTTGGACTTGGTGGTGGTGTACGTGTGAGAGCCGAACGTGAGTCCACTGTGTATATTGGACTAGTGTTATTTACGCTTCTGTTTCCTATAGGGGTCCCATCGGACGAATCACTTGATCTGTCTGGGGGTGGGGACGATCCGTGGGGGTAATCGTGATAATGGAGTTCGACTGAAAGCGGAATAATTATGGAGTATTGCCTCGATTCATCATATGAGCTTGAGTCCGATGATGACTCGTGTGAATCACGATCGGGGCCGGAGGGCGCGATTCCTGAAGAAGCGTTTACGTTTTACACATGTAAGCGTTTGGATCTACACGCGCCTTAATGggcggaagaagatgagaaaaCGTGATGTTACTCACTTCGTGCTACGCTTCCCCTAGCTCTGTTGATTGCGTGCGAGATGGAAGAAGCTGCAGAGGACCACCAGGACGACGATGGTCGACTGGCAGACCTCGCAGTGGAAGTCGGCCATGGCGAGGACCGTCTGCATGGCCTCCAGGCGCTCGAAGGACTTGTGCTTTGCGATTTGGAGGGAAAGAATGATTTGGACGctgagttggaagatgggaggaaagaggtGGAGCTGAAGCTTGACATATCCGTTCGTTCGCTGTATGATTATAGTGTTTTGACTTGGGCCCCAACGCTTTGTCAGGGAATTCAAGTTTATTTTATGAGTGGAGAATAGAGGATTGATCAGTCTGCTTCGTCTGATCTATATCGATGTTTACTTTTGCAATCAGTCAGGTCAAGTAAAGTTGCAAGTAGAAAGAGGTTATATATGCATCAGTGACAATTCAGGTCGAATGTGATTTCGGTCGTCAAGGTTGAGCCCATCACAAAGGTTGTCCGTCACCCCTACTGGCCACCTTTGAGATGACGATCTGCGACGTATCTCTTACAGAACATACGTCCTTTATACGTTCGGTTGTTTGACCTGTGCCTAGCAAGCTGACCTGTAACGCAATGAAGTGAAGTTACAGATAACGTGCGATTTTGTGAGATTAGAGTATTGTGCTGTTGATATACAAACCGGTCAATCGCATACAGACTGCCTTATTATACATCGTCCAGCTTTCCGACGACACTTCCCACTTTTGTCAgaacctcttcccattcgCTATCCCGATTTGACAACCAAGTTATagctcctcctgctcctatGCTCAGATCTGATGAATcgaagatatcagcattatGGCACGAATCTGTGACCCGACAATGCGACTCACGTTCACCTTCAGCCACTATCGTCCGTATCACTACACTAAGATCCGAGACTCCGTCAATCGAGAAATAACCGAGGCAGCCTGAGAACGACCGTCATCAGATACTGTGCACTGCATACGATCAGGAGCAGACTTACCGGAGTAGAtacctcttctcttctctccctccaagTCATCCAGTATCTGTACCGATCGTAACTTGGGTGCACCGGTCATTGAGCCTATAAAGCCATCAGCGACTCTTTCTGATTACACCGCATGATATGACATCCTGTCAAATGACACAGACGAAGACTTACCAGGAGGGAAGCACCGTCTGACACATTCCACACTTCCGACGTTTCCTGCCAAAGTACCTTGAACGGTCGTTACCAGATTGTGCACTCCGTAAGATTCCAATGCGATGAGTTTAGGTACAGACACGGTTGAAGGGGTACAACATGAGAGAAGATCGGAGCGGATGAGATCGACAATCTGAGAGATAAGTAGCATTCAGCAGAGGACCCAAGGCGTCGGGTCTAGTATAATAGTCTAGGATAGTACGAAGACCATGCAAGGGGATCAAATACTCACCATGAGATTCTCAGCCCTCTCTTTGAGATCTGACCTCAACTCGTCTCCTATCTTCGTATCTACACGTCTACCTTCTTCCACACAGGCTTCACTTCCCTTATCCTGCCCATGGCATCCCGTATCTGAGGTGCAAACACATTGACCTGGCTTGACTCTCGCTCTAGTACCCTTGATAGGCATCATCTCCACCCGCCTGCTCTTGTCTATCTTTAAGAATCTTTCGGGGCTCGACGACAGGATGGATAGACCATGACCTCTTGGAGTAGACAGCGTAGGGAAATGCATATATGTCGAATAGTAAGCTGGATTAAACGTTCGAAGTCGGAGGTATAACGAGTATGGATCGGTAGAAGCAGGACATGAAGAGGAAAATCGAGTGGTGAGCGTTAATTCGTACGATTCACCTTGGCGTATGGCTTCTCGACATGCGTCTATGCGTCCTCGATAATCTGATCCAGTAGCACTGGGCCGGAATGTTGGGAAGCCATTTGCAGGTGTAGTACCGTTTGGTTGAGGACTGCTCAAAACGTCTTTGACCGATGCGATGTAGTCTTCCCATTGTTCTTGACTTATTCCAATTGCCACGTCGTGCGACCTCAACCAATCTACCATCGAtatatcttcctcatcactttCGGTGGCGTCATGCACAAGATGGATGCCATCTTGTATGATACCCTGAGCTATCCATTCCCCCGTACTTGTCCTTTCCGTCAGACAATCTACCCATCCCCAACACGCATCAACCTCTTGTATCTGAGCCTCGCTTGATTCCACACGAGGGGGCCTCTTATATCCCTGCAGAGACTCAACTTTCATCTCATACCCAAAATATCCTGTCCAGCCTCCTCTTAAACCCTCCGAGGGTGTTGTTGATAGCGCAGTCGTGAGGGCATGTGCACCTGAAGAGAACCAGTCCCAGAAAGTGGTTGATTCAGAtagggtgagttgagtaggtggaagagatggtTGGTGAAGAGTGACTGTCCGAGTAGCTAGGGAGTATGACAGTAGAAAGGAGGGCGCAGCGAGAGAGGTTGTTGTAGATCGTGTTGGCTATTCCAGCGATTGAGCCAAACATGATAAATAGGTTAGGAAGATAGCTACATACCGTCTGACCATCCAACCACACCTCTCCAATAgctctctcctttcctttcctaGACCCTCTGTTCTGTTTCACCAGGGATTCGAATACATCCTGAGTTCTCAGTTCTTTGCCTAAAtcacccaacttcttctcGGATATCCTGAGGGCCCCCCTCCTGAATCCGCGTCGAGAGGGAGCACGAGAAGGCGATGGAGTGACGGGTGGTGTAGGGAGAGCCGAAGATGGACGTGACTTTGATGCTGCTGATACCCTGTACGCACACGACGATATGATCTGAGGTGGTAAAGgggggaatgaggatggCGACGAGTGATATTCATTGACGTTGGCTAGGAAGGATTGAAGTAAAGCTGAACCGCGAGTCGACGAGATTGACTATATGTGATGATTAGCGAAAGTAATCAAAAGTTGTATTGGGCAAGAAATACCTCTGGATGATATTGTACTCCCCATATCGGATACTGTTTGTGCCTCAGCCCCTGTACCGTGGATGGTCGATCGGCAGTAGCAATGGACCAAGCGGTGACTTCGAGCTCATCGGGTATCGCTGAACCAAGAGGTTCGTcaatggatgaagatgtcaGGTCGTGATAATGGCCAGCTCACTTTGTGGATCTACCGTCAAGCTATTATAGACGACCacctcaaactcatcttGAGTGCCAGACGTCTGCCATAGCGGCGAATCGAACAGACCCTTGAACGGGATTACCGGAGAGACAGAGACTACATGGCCGTGGGTGATCCTTGGTGTATTGATGATCTATAGTATAAGGGGGAATCTCAGCAAGAACCACTGTGGCCTTGTCAGGGTGGGACATACCTTGGCTGCAAATGCTACTCCAATCGCTTGATGTCCTAGACAGACACCTAGAATCGGTATGGGGTGAGATCTGAGTAGGTCGAGACCGAAACCGATGTCCTGCGATACAAGTCAGCAGGTGATATTGCTGGTCGGATAGAGAAGTCTAGAAGGTACTCACAGAAGGATTGTCTGGTCTACCTGGACCGGGAGACAGTATCACGCAGTCTATGTTAGGTAGCACCTGCTCTTGGAACTCGGTCCTACAAAATCACGGATCGATTAATCAGCTTGACGCACTGAGCTCCTTGGATTGTTGAGAAGAGAGCTGCGTAGGACTGAgggatgatcactcaccaggtATACTTGTCTGCTTTGATCACTACCACCTTTTGGAGCACCTCTGCATCGCTGTATAGGTGGGTAAACAGACAGAGGAGATTGTTGGTATCTGATCAAGACCCATTAGTTAGTCGATCCAGCAATCAGCATTAAGATAATTCTCGCTCACAGGAGTCGTAGTAATCCAAGATCAGTGTCCTGGGCAGTATAGGTGGCTGCATCATGGGCTAGCGAGACCTCTTGCGAGGATTATATCAAAACAAGATGCTTATGATATGTGATGAATGACAAGGAAAAAGGCAAAGAAATTTCAGAAAAAAGCAGAAGATCTCGGATCGCATATATATGAATTATATTACGTAATACAGAGGATCACTAGGATCActgaacgatgatgataacgaaagatgaggacgatgatggaaacgatgaggatgaaatATTGAtaatatacatatatatcatatatacatacgTATACATACTCAGAGGGATGACCTCCATACCTGTAGAGCAAGGAGGACAGCTCAGCAAACCATTCCCATCCGAAATGTCGACCCAAGCAGCTTTCGCACTCAAGGCCTCGTTGAGAAAATCGATGCTAAAGACTTTGAAGGGGATGTCTGACGGAGAAGTCGAGAAGCAATGTGAGTCAGTTACTGTTGACAAGGAGCATGGGGGTTCTGATGTCTTATGGGATGTTAGCACAAGCTGTATTCCGTATACTGCTCGATCAGCCTTTCTTCAAGGAAGCGAAATCGATAGGGTGTTATCTCAGCATGAAGCATGGTGAATTGAGGACGAATGGGATTGTCGATCACGTCTTGAAGAGAGGTATGTATGGACATGAATCAAAACCAGTATCCTCACTGACTCATACGGCAGGATCAACGCTCTACACACCCTTcatcccaccacctccatcccGCAGTCCAGAAGCTCAgccttcatcgtcctcacAAGATATGAAGATGCTCAGGCTGTATTCTTCCTCCGATCTGGACAAGTGCCCTCTGGATAAATGGGGTATTCTGGATCCGGGAGAAACGAGAAACGACATGGAACGGGAGATGcgagaagatggtgagcttGATTTTGTACACTTGTACATGATTTAGAATGAAAATATTGATGTTGGGATAGCAATGAACCGCTCTTCCCCACCGCTTGACCTGATCCTCATACCTGGTGTAGCGTTCGATGAGGAGTGTAATCGAGTAGGTAATCATTGGCTTACAAGGAGGATGTCTCGACATGACTGACACCTGAATTTCAGCTCGGCCGAGGGAAGGCATACTATGATCGATTTCTCCTTTCATACACCTCCAACCGACCTTCTCCATTGCTGGGTAGGTTTACCGTCCGATCCCTCGACTTCATGTTCAGACGCTGATTCGTGGCATAGTCGCACTGGCACTATCTCCCCAGATActtgaaagaggtgaaaagGTACCCACTACGGAACATGATTTCAGGTTAGACGGAGTCGTGTCACCTGAAGGGATCGTTTGGCGAAACAGCAAAAGCGACTGAAAGGGTTGCAATATGTCGATTATAGCATTCAACATCAAAGGACGATGA comes from the Kwoniella bestiolae CBS 10118 chromosome 2, complete sequence genome and includes:
- a CDS encoding 5-formyltetrahydrofolate cyclo-ligase, with the translated sequence MSTQAAFALKASLRKSMLKTLKGMSDGEVEKQSQAVFRILLDQPFFKEAKSIGCYLSMKHGELRTNGIVDHVLKRGSTLYTPFIPPPPSRSPEAQPSSSSQDMKMLRLYSSSDLDKCPLDKWGILDPGETRNDMEREMREDAMNRSSPPLDLILIPGVAFDEECNRLGRGKAYYDRFLLSYTSNRPSPLLVALALSPQILERGEKVPTTEHDFRLDGVVSPEGIVWRNSKSD